One Patescibacteria group bacterium genomic region harbors:
- a CDS encoding PD-(D/E)XK nuclease family protein: MIYLSASSINLYQECPRCFWLKIKEKINRPSGPTSTLPNGMDYTLKNYFDSWRQKNKLPPELKSLLPGKLLPDQDKISWLRSRSLAAINQELGIKIGGMLDDALILEDQSIVPLDIKTRGFPLKEVHSAYALQMSVYTYLLQKNRLKTRNLAYLAFWYLDHKNMDLNQPLRFNIAVEEIKTEPEKIDKILNKIKQILDDQIPLASPDCQFCQYRQLEI, encoded by the coding sequence ATGATTTATTTATCCGCTTCAAGCATTAATCTTTATCAGGAATGCCCCCGGTGTTTTTGGCTGAAGATTAAAGAAAAAATCAATCGGCCGAGCGGGCCAACTTCAACTCTGCCGAACGGAATGGATTATACCTTAAAAAATTATTTTGATTCCTGGCGCCAAAAGAATAAACTGCCTCCGGAATTAAAAAGCCTTTTGCCCGGCAAACTTCTTCCTGACCAAGACAAAATTTCCTGGCTGCGGTCAAGAAGCTTGGCCGCGATTAATCAAGAACTTGGAATTAAGATCGGCGGGATGCTTGATGATGCTTTAATTTTAGAAGACCAATCAATTGTTCCCCTGGATATTAAAACTCGCGGCTTCCCTTTAAAAGAAGTTCATTCAGCTTATGCGCTTCAGATGAGCGTTTATACTTATTTGCTTCAGAAAAACCGACTAAAAACCAGAAACTTGGCTTATTTAGCTTTTTGGTATTTAGACCACAAAAATATGGATCTGAATCAGCCGCTAAGATTTAATATTGCGGTTGAGGAGATAAAAACCGAACCGGAAAAAATTGACAAAATCCTGAATAAAATTAAACAAATTTTGGACGACCAGATTCCTTTAGCTTCGCCTGATTGCCAGTTCTGCCAATACCGCCAGCTGGAAATCTGA
- a CDS encoding rod shape-determining protein: MIIRQLGIDLGTANTLVFVPDQGIVIQEPSVVAVSKPDNKVLAIGREAKEMAGKTPADIIVYRPLKDGVIADYRVTQSILRYFINKACGFWRFLKPDVLVSVPAGSTSTERKAVIDAAREAGAKNTFVVKEPVLAALGAGIPINTASGNMVVNIGGGVAEVAVISLGGVVTWESIRVAGDKLNQAIIDYLKKKHNLIIGEKTAEDLKIKIGSVMPLPEKEKLSMEIRGQDAVESLPKNLVLNSNDIAAALQPHLKEIIQAIKNVLRETPPELAADIVEKGMILTGGGALLRQLDDLILKTIGVPAYIADEPLFCVAKGTGVILDNLAIYKRSIQSFR, translated from the coding sequence ATGATTATTCGTCAGCTTGGCATTGATTTAGGCACTGCCAACACTTTAGTTTTTGTTCCTGATCAAGGGATTGTGATTCAGGAGCCGTCGGTGGTGGCGGTTTCTAAACCGGATAACAAAGTATTGGCAATCGGCAGAGAAGCCAAAGAAATGGCTGGGAAAACTCCGGCTGATATTATTGTTTATCGGCCCTTAAAAGACGGGGTAATTGCTGATTATCGGGTGACTCAATCAATTCTAAGATATTTTATTAACAAGGCTTGCGGCTTTTGGCGGTTTTTAAAGCCGGATGTTTTGGTTTCTGTTCCGGCCGGCAGCACCTCAACTGAAAGAAAGGCGGTGATTGACGCGGCCCGGGAAGCCGGAGCAAAAAACACTTTTGTGGTTAAAGAGCCGGTTTTGGCTGCTTTGGGCGCCGGGATTCCGATTAACACTGCTTCTGGCAATATGGTGGTTAATATTGGCGGCGGCGTCGCTGAAGTGGCAGTAATTTCTTTGGGCGGAGTAGTTACCTGGGAATCAATCAGGGTGGCCGGGGACAAACTTAATCAAGCGATCATTGATTATTTGAAAAAAAAGCACAATTTGATTATTGGCGAAAAAACCGCTGAAGACTTAAAGATTAAGATTGGTTCAGTAATGCCTTTGCCGGAAAAAGAAAAACTATCAATGGAGATTAGAGGACAGGATGCGGTTGAGAGTTTGCCAAAAAATTTGGTTCTTAACTCAAATGATATTGCGGCCGCGCTTCAGCCCCATTTAAAAGAAATAATTCAGGCGATTAAGAATGTGCTTCGGGAAACTCCTCCGGAACTGGCTGCGGATATAGTTGAAAAAGGAATGATTTTGACCGGCGGTGGCGCGCTCCTGCGCCAATTAGATGACTTAATTTTAAAAACTATCGGCGTGCCGGCTTATATTGCTGATGAGCCGCTTTTTTGCGTTGCCAAGGGTACTGGCGTAATTTTAGACAATCTGGCAATTTACAAACGCTCAATCCAATCTTTTAGATAA
- the frr gene encoding ribosome recycling factor encodes MEELLNEFKKTWQIILENHREEIFSIRSNRISPGLIEEIEIEAYNSRSPLKHLATITLSQANTLLVQPWDKTIIPNIEKAIVEAKLGVMPSNDGQFIRLNFPPLTEEKRQELVKFLNQKTEEFKIRFRQARDEIKKRFQNLMDSGKIADEDAKYQFTEQLQKQVDEFNQKIEAAREKKEKEILSV; translated from the coding sequence ATGGAAGAACTGCTTAATGAATTTAAAAAAACCTGGCAAATAATTCTTGAGAACCATCGGGAAGAGATTTTTTCAATCAGGAGCAATCGAATCAGCCCCGGCTTAATTGAAGAGATTGAGATAGAAGCCTATAATTCCAGATCTCCGTTAAAGCATCTGGCGACAATCACTCTTTCTCAAGCTAATACATTGCTGGTTCAGCCTTGGGATAAAACAATTATCCCGAATATTGAAAAAGCAATCGTTGAAGCGAAATTAGGAGTAATGCCGTCAAATGACGGCCAGTTTATCCGATTAAATTTCCCGCCTTTAACCGAAGAAAAACGGCAGGAATTGGTCAAGTTTTTAAACCAAAAAACCGAAGAATTTAAAATCAGATTCAGGCAGGCCCGAGATGAGATAAAAAAAAGATTCCAGAACTTGATGGATTCCGGGAAAATTGCTGATGAAGACGCCAAGTACCAATTTACCGAACAGCTCCAAAAACAGGTTGATGAGTTTAATCAAAAGATTGAAGCGGCCAGAGAGAAAAAAGAAAAAGAAATCCTGTCAGTTTAG
- the rseP gene encoding RIP metalloprotease RseP, with the protein MTILISILIISFLIFIHELGHFLAAKKSGMLVEEFGLGIPPRIFGKKIGETVYSINLIPFGGFVRIFGDIDSKADKQDKRSFIQKSPWKKLLVVFAGIIMNFLLGFLIYWGLFYAGNEMVLNESNRTKAENIAIGILQVAKNSPASKADLNPGDKVLAIKTQDQTFSNLSESGFVEIAKQNAGKEIILILDSGQEIEIVPRETPPSGEGALGVVIAEIGTVKYPFFEAFYQAIKYSFKASVYMFSMVFQILSNLVFKGETANLTGPIGIVSFTSNVIKAGLSQTFSFIALISLNLAVFNLLPLPALDGGRIVFVTWEIIAKKPVPAKYESWVHSLGMVLLLSLLVLVTIADIKRLF; encoded by the coding sequence ATGACAATATTAATTTCTATCTTAATTATCAGTTTTCTTATTTTTATCCACGAGCTGGGGCATTTTTTGGCGGCAAAAAAATCCGGTATGCTGGTGGAAGAGTTTGGCTTAGGAATTCCGCCGCGTATCTTCGGCAAAAAAATCGGTGAGACTGTTTATTCTATAAACCTGATTCCGTTTGGCGGATTTGTCAGGATTTTTGGCGATATTGACTCAAAAGCAGATAAGCAAGACAAGCGGTCATTTATTCAAAAATCGCCCTGGAAAAAGCTTTTGGTTGTCTTTGCCGGCATTATAATGAATTTTCTGCTTGGCTTTCTGATTTATTGGGGGCTTTTTTATGCCGGAAACGAAATGGTTTTAAATGAATCCAACCGGACCAAAGCTGAAAATATTGCCATTGGCATTTTGCAGGTAGCAAAAAATTCGCCTGCCTCAAAAGCTGATCTGAATCCCGGAGACAAAGTCTTAGCGATCAAAACTCAAGATCAAACTTTCTCCAATTTATCTGAATCGGGATTCGTTGAAATTGCCAAGCAAAACGCCGGCAAAGAGATTATCCTTATTCTTGATTCGGGGCAAGAAATTGAGATTGTCCCTCGGGAAACTCCACCTTCAGGCGAAGGCGCTTTGGGCGTGGTGATTGCTGAAATTGGCACGGTCAAATATCCTTTTTTTGAGGCTTTTTATCAGGCAATCAAGTATTCTTTCAAGGCTTCGGTTTATATGTTCTCAATGGTTTTTCAGATTTTATCCAATCTGGTTTTCAAAGGCGAGACCGCGAATTTAACCGGACCAATTGGCATTGTCAGTTTTACTTCAAATGTTATAAAAGCCGGCCTTTCCCAGACTTTTAGTTTCATTGCTTTGATTTCTTTAAATTTGGCGGTTTTTAACCTCTTGCCCTTGCCCGCTTTAGATGGCGGCAGAATTGTTTTTGTTACTTGGGAGATAATTGCCAAAAAGCCGGTGCCGGCAAAATATGAATCTTGGGTGCATTCTCTGGGGATGGTTTTGCTGTTGAGCTTATTGGTCTTAGTGACAATTGCAGATATTAAACGATTGTTTTAA